One window of Flavobacteriales bacterium genomic DNA carries:
- a CDS encoding substrate-binding domain-containing protein: MALFGAACALLLAGCEFTAPDPYNDDTPTSGKVIVLADVDSRPVIEQEAVIFHSFYPKAEIEVRYMTEGELLKAMMNDSVRCVVSSVAYGPDQQADFRERKLSALPVVPIYTDAIAVVVNKASPIARLDLQQIKAILISDTTAVRVTTDMENSSTIHPLRAVFAGSGSGVARMLIDSLHLQGIRGGALPDVETVVAQVSRDVRAIGFIPFAAISDLDNADMRTLRDQVKLLPVAFASDSAAILPSQSTIADGQYPLRRTMNMLLTEGKSGLGTGFVSFVANHKGQRIILKLGVAPITVPPRNIEIVAH, translated from the coding sequence GTGGCCCTCTTCGGGGCCGCCTGCGCCCTGTTACTCGCCGGGTGCGAATTCACCGCGCCCGATCCCTACAATGACGACACGCCCACCTCCGGCAAGGTGATCGTGCTGGCCGACGTGGACAGCCGGCCGGTGATCGAACAGGAGGCCGTCATTTTCCATTCCTTCTATCCAAAAGCCGAGATAGAGGTGCGCTACATGACCGAAGGCGAGCTGCTGAAGGCGATGATGAACGACAGCGTGCGCTGCGTGGTGTCCTCCGTGGCGTACGGCCCCGATCAGCAGGCCGACTTCAGGGAACGGAAATTGAGCGCCTTGCCCGTGGTGCCCATCTATACCGATGCCATCGCCGTGGTGGTGAACAAGGCGAGTCCCATCGCACGGCTGGACCTGCAGCAGATCAAGGCCATCTTGATCAGCGACACGACCGCTGTACGGGTGACGACCGATATGGAGAACTCCAGCACCATCCATCCCTTGCGGGCGGTGTTCGCCGGCAGTGGCAGCGGAGTGGCACGGATGCTGATCGATTCTTTACACTTGCAGGGTATCCGCGGTGGAGCCTTGCCGGATGTGGAGACCGTGGTCGCACAGGTCTCCAGGGACGTTCGGGCCATCGGTTTCATCCCCTTCGCGGCCATCAGCGATCTGGACAATGCGGACATGCGAACCCTGCGGGACCAGGTGAAACTGCTTCCTGTCGCATTTGCGTCGGACTCCGCTGCCATTCTCCCCAGCCAAAGCACCATCGCGGACGGCCAATACCCGCTCCGACGGACCATGAACATGCTGTTGACAGAGGGGAAAAGCGGTCTTGGCACTGGTTTTGTTTCCTTTGTCGCCAACCATAAAGGACAACGCATCATACTCAAGCTCGGTGTAGCCCCCATCACGGTGCCTCCGCGGAACATTGAGATCGTCGCCCACTAG
- a CDS encoding energy transducer TonB has translation MIITAALILLVLFFLAVGLGRSWSDETQTERNALVFADRNREYGAYRLRTDYGKRMGVALLGAIGLFGVSVLVPSVIAHFNSVAGPQAPPPVVVDVDLGQLFVSPPQPPKPSTPRTATVAPPAKPDQQRYVQAVDSLVEPPELPKDTAGPGLAPGPGPGGPATGGGTGLLGTTGGGTGTGTDDGTAVWDGFEVQEVPQFPGGEAALGEWVRRHLVFPADVEGKDVVYVQFTVGLDGSVEDVHAVKGKQKSYKSAAERTVRRMPKWKPARMNGHEVRCRLTLPIRFETR, from the coding sequence ATGATCATCACCGCAGCATTGATACTTCTCGTCCTGTTCTTTCTGGCAGTAGGCTTGGGCCGCTCGTGGAGTGACGAGACACAGACCGAACGCAATGCGCTCGTGTTCGCCGACCGCAACCGGGAATACGGGGCCTATCGACTGCGCACGGATTACGGGAAGCGCATGGGCGTGGCTTTGTTGGGCGCCATCGGCCTCTTCGGTGTTTCGGTCCTGGTACCTTCGGTGATCGCACACTTCAACTCGGTTGCAGGGCCTCAGGCCCCGCCACCCGTGGTGGTGGACGTGGACCTGGGCCAGCTGTTCGTATCTCCTCCGCAGCCCCCGAAACCCTCAACACCCCGAACAGCGACCGTAGCTCCGCCCGCGAAGCCGGACCAGCAGCGCTATGTGCAGGCGGTGGATAGCCTCGTGGAGCCGCCGGAACTACCCAAAGACACCGCCGGTCCCGGCTTAGCCCCGGGGCCTGGTCCGGGGGGGCCAGCCACGGGCGGTGGCACGGGGCTCCTTGGCACTACCGGGGGAGGTACGGGCACAGGCACCGATGATGGTACGGCAGTGTGGGACGGTTTCGAAGTGCAGGAGGTGCCGCAGTTCCCCGGCGGCGAGGCGGCCCTTGGCGAATGGGTGCGGCGCCATCTGGTTTTTCCTGCCGATGTGGAAGGAAAGGATGTTGTCTACGTGCAGTTCACCGTGGGTCTGGACGGCAGCGTGGAGGATGTGCATGCGGTGAAAGGCAAGCAAAAGAGCTACAAGAGCGCGGCCGAACGCACTGTGCGGCGCATGCCAAAGTGGAAGCCCGCCCGCATGAACGGGCATGAAGTGCGGTGCCGCCTCACATTGCCCATTAGATTTGAGACCCGATAG
- a CDS encoding biopolymer transporter ExbD: MADVQQGDGGGGARHQKKRAKKGSTHIDMTPMVDLAFLLLTFFILTTTMYKPSTLQLTFPVPPDEKDKPELDKVNNALTLFLTKEDQILYYKDAFKPGETQLTRTDFSKITPLLIDWNKTTFDRIQELGRKLNANEINETAYDSLKNLAQKEKEALFVIIKPDKDAKYRNMIDMVDDMAIAGIGKYAVQDTIKPAEETVLDAEKLKF, translated from the coding sequence ATGGCAGACGTACAACAAGGGGATGGCGGTGGCGGAGCACGCCACCAGAAGAAGCGGGCCAAGAAAGGCAGCACCCATATCGACATGACGCCCATGGTCGATCTGGCCTTTCTGTTGCTCACCTTCTTCATCCTCACCACTACCATGTACAAGCCGTCCACCTTGCAGCTCACCTTCCCGGTGCCGCCGGACGAGAAGGACAAGCCTGAGCTGGACAAAGTGAACAACGCCCTCACCTTGTTCCTGACCAAGGAGGACCAGATCCTGTACTACAAGGACGCTTTCAAGCCTGGCGAAACCCAGCTTACACGCACGGACTTCAGCAAGATCACCCCCTTGCTGATCGACTGGAACAAGACCACCTTCGACCGGATTCAGGAACTGGGCCGAAAGCTCAACGCCAACGAGATCAACGAGACGGCCTATGACTCGTTGAAAAACCTGGCGCAAAAGGAGAAGGAGGCCCTTTTCGTGATCATCAAACCGGACAAGGACGCCAAGTACCGCAACATGATCGACATGGTGGACGATATGGCCATCGCTGGCATTGGCAAATACGCTGTGCAGGACACGATCAAGCCTGCGGAAGAGACCGTCCTGGACGCTGAGAAACTCAAATTCTAA
- a CDS encoding MotA/TolQ/ExbB proton channel family protein codes for MSTRKSGKMSSLFVALAIPVALGISILFYMFVLGDPANFEGGDPIKGHPVNIDPNHTFGLIHKGGFIVPILISILLIVIIFSVERYFTLGRAKGKGRIDEFLHNVRQLLAGDRVDEAIAACDEQRGSVANVMRSGLEKYQTVLNDGNLDKETKINTVKQEIEEATALELPMLSKNLVIISTCASISTLVGLIGTVLGMIRAFSAMAVAGTPDATALSTGISEALINTALGITGSCIAIIMFNYFSTKIDGITHGIDEAGFSVSQTLANHK; via the coding sequence ATGAGCACACGTAAATCCGGAAAGATGTCAAGCCTGTTCGTGGCTTTGGCTATACCCGTGGCCCTTGGCATCAGCATCCTGTTCTACATGTTCGTGCTGGGCGACCCGGCGAACTTCGAGGGCGGAGACCCGATCAAGGGGCACCCGGTGAATATCGACCCGAACCACACGTTCGGCCTGATCCACAAGGGTGGATTCATCGTGCCGATCCTGATCTCGATCCTGCTGATCGTGATCATCTTCTCCGTTGAGCGCTACTTCACCCTGGGCCGGGCCAAGGGGAAGGGGCGGATCGACGAGTTCCTGCACAACGTGCGCCAGCTACTGGCGGGCGACCGTGTGGACGAGGCCATTGCCGCCTGCGACGAGCAACGCGGCAGCGTGGCCAACGTAATGCGCAGCGGACTGGAGAAGTACCAGACCGTGCTCAACGACGGGAACCTTGACAAAGAGACGAAGATCAACACCGTTAAGCAGGAGATCGAGGAAGCCACCGCATTGGAGCTCCCCATGCTCAGCAAGAACCTGGTGATCATCTCCACCTGCGCTTCCATCAGTACGCTGGTGGGCCTGATCGGAACGGTGCTCGGAATGATCCGGGCCTTCAGCGCCATGGCCGTGGCCGGCACGCCTGATGCCACCGCGCTCTCCACCGGTATATCCGAGGCCCTCATCAACACCGCCTTAGGTATCACCGGCTCCTGCATCGCCATCATCATGTTCAACTACTTCAGCACCAAGATCGACGGCATCACACACGGCATCGACGAGGCCGGCTTCAGCGTCAGCCAAACCTTGGCGAACCACAAATAA
- the lpxD gene encoding UDP-3-O-(3-hydroxymyristoyl)glucosamine N-acyltransferase — protein sequence MQFTATQIAELLQGTVEGDPQATVTRLSKIEEGGAGSLSFLANPAYTQYVYGTTASVVIIGKDLPLTAPVKTTLVRVADAQSAFAKVLEMYDQIKRNKKGVSPQAVISEGATHGSDCYIGPLAFIGENARIGNNVKIYPQAYIGDNVSIGDKTTVYAGVKIYSDCVVGKDCIIHSGTVIGSDGFRFATGPDGGQKIPQIGNVVIEDNVEIGANCAIDRATLGSTILRKGVKFDNLIHIAHNVEVGENTYYAAGGVVAGSTKIGKNCMFSGQVGIIGHLKIADGTIIAAQSGISKDTKAGESYMGSPAWEASKYRKSYIHFRNLDKLVERVKDLEGKG from the coding sequence ATGCAATTCACCGCCACCCAGATCGCCGAACTTCTTCAAGGCACCGTTGAAGGCGATCCTCAAGCCACGGTCACGCGCCTGTCCAAGATCGAGGAAGGCGGCGCGGGTTCGCTTTCTTTTCTGGCCAACCCGGCCTACACGCAATACGTCTACGGCACCACGGCCTCGGTGGTGATCATCGGCAAGGATCTTCCCCTGACAGCACCGGTGAAGACCACCCTCGTGCGCGTGGCCGATGCACAAAGTGCATTCGCCAAAGTGCTGGAGATGTACGACCAGATCAAGCGCAACAAGAAGGGCGTTTCCCCGCAAGCCGTGATCTCTGAAGGTGCCACGCACGGTTCAGATTGCTACATCGGTCCACTGGCCTTCATTGGCGAGAACGCGCGGATCGGCAACAACGTGAAGATCTATCCGCAAGCTTACATCGGGGACAACGTTTCCATCGGCGACAAAACCACCGTTTATGCAGGCGTGAAGATCTATTCAGACTGCGTGGTGGGCAAGGATTGTATCATCCACAGCGGCACGGTGATCGGCAGCGACGGATTCCGGTTCGCCACAGGCCCGGACGGAGGACAGAAGATCCCGCAGATCGGCAACGTGGTGATCGAGGACAATGTGGAGATCGGCGCCAACTGTGCGATCGACCGCGCTACGCTCGGCAGCACCATCCTGCGTAAAGGCGTCAAGTTCGACAACCTGATCCACATCGCGCACAACGTGGAAGTGGGCGAGAACACGTACTACGCAGCGGGCGGCGTGGTGGCGGGCAGCACCAAGATCGGCAAGAACTGCATGTTCAGCGGGCAGGTGGGCATCATCGGCCACCTGAAGATCGCCGACGGCACCATCATCGCGGCGCAGAGCGGCATCAGCAAGGACACCAAGGCGGGCGAGAGTTACATGGGTTCACCGGCATGGGAGGCGAGCAAGTACCGCAAGAGCTACATCCATTTCCGGAATTTGGATAAGCTGGTGGAACGGGTGAAGGACCTCGAAGGAAAGGGTTGA
- a CDS encoding biopolymer transporter ExbD has product MSKLKMPRSSPALDMTPMVDLGFLLVTFFMLTAQFRPEEAVVVDTPSSMSQSPIPTENLMTVTVDSGGRVFWDFTDKLVRAEVIKEMAKRYKISLDAEQERRFVNLNDIGIPLQKLPTYLSLDSPVDRKQLDDVSPGIPIDSTDNQLLDWIRVTQLIFSSGSGGKNPIVALKGDGNVNYSVINKVIKIFQSPTVKINRFKMITDLEASRIATKAAEPQ; this is encoded by the coding sequence ATGTCGAAGCTCAAGATGCCCCGCTCCAGCCCTGCGCTGGACATGACACCGATGGTGGACCTCGGGTTCCTGCTGGTCACCTTCTTCATGCTCACCGCCCAGTTCCGTCCGGAAGAAGCCGTGGTGGTGGACACGCCCAGCAGCATGAGCCAGTCCCCCATCCCCACGGAGAACCTCATGACGGTGACCGTGGATAGCGGCGGGCGCGTGTTCTGGGATTTTACCGACAAGTTGGTGCGCGCCGAGGTGATCAAGGAGATGGCCAAGCGTTATAAGATCAGCTTGGATGCTGAGCAGGAGCGACGCTTCGTAAACCTCAACGATATCGGTATCCCTCTGCAGAAGCTGCCGACCTACCTCTCCTTGGACAGCCCGGTGGATCGCAAGCAATTGGACGACGTTTCACCTGGGATCCCCATCGACAGCACCGACAACCAGCTGTTGGACTGGATCCGCGTGACGCAGCTTATCTTTAGCAGCGGCTCCGGAGGAAAGAACCCGATCGTAGCCTTGAAGGGGGATGGCAATGTGAACTACTCCGTGATCAACAAGGTGATCAAGATCTTCCAGAGTCCCACAGTGAAGATCAACCGGTTCAAAATGATCACCGACCTGGAGGCAAGCCGGATCGCCACCAAGGCCGCTGAACCCCAATGA
- a CDS encoding bifunctional phosphoglucose/phosphomannose isomerase — translation MYELIRDFPDHLQEALSIGRNAKLGAPDGPYTNVVVTGLGGSGIGGRIAAQAVAGEGTCPIEVYSNYYLPAYVGKGSLVIACSYSGNTEETLAAMDQALASGARVVCITSGGTMLESAKAKGLDHIVIPGGNPPRTMLAYSLTQQFFVLKHFGIIKSDFETSIARAAQQLKSGQEAIKAEGKELAGKLHGKRAIIYSEASTEAVSIRFRQQLNENSKELCWHHAIPEMNHNELVGWAGGDKSLAVTIFRHKDDHERSQMRMEINKEVFAKYTPHIFEVWSKGDDRLGRQLHLIHLGDWASWYLAEKKGVDATEIGVINMLKGKLAEVK, via the coding sequence ATGTACGAGCTCATCCGTGATTTCCCCGACCATCTTCAAGAAGCCCTTTCCATCGGCCGCAATGCCAAGCTCGGCGCTCCCGACGGACCTTACACCAATGTGGTCGTCACCGGCTTGGGCGGAAGCGGCATCGGAGGGCGGATCGCGGCGCAGGCCGTCGCGGGCGAGGGCACCTGCCCCATCGAGGTGTACAGCAACTACTACCTGCCGGCCTATGTGGGCAAGGGCAGCTTGGTGATCGCCTGCAGTTATAGTGGGAATACCGAGGAGACCTTGGCCGCCATGGATCAGGCGTTGGCCAGTGGTGCACGCGTGGTCTGCATCACCAGCGGCGGCACCATGCTGGAGTCCGCCAAGGCGAAGGGCCTCGATCATATCGTGATCCCGGGCGGCAATCCGCCGCGTACCATGTTGGCCTATTCGCTCACGCAACAGTTCTTCGTGCTGAAGCATTTCGGCATCATCAAGAGCGACTTTGAGACCTCCATCGCCCGTGCAGCGCAACAGTTGAAGTCCGGTCAGGAGGCGATCAAGGCCGAAGGCAAGGAACTGGCGGGAAAGCTCCATGGAAAGCGCGCCATCATTTACAGTGAGGCCTCCACGGAAGCGGTGAGCATCCGCTTTCGGCAGCAGCTCAACGAGAACAGCAAGGAGTTGTGCTGGCACCATGCCATCCCGGAGATGAACCATAATGAGCTGGTGGGCTGGGCTGGTGGCGACAAAAGCTTGGCCGTGACGATCTTCCGTCACAAGGACGACCACGAGCGCAGCCAGATGCGGATGGAGATCAACAAGGAGGTCTTCGCGAAGTACACGCCGCACATCTTCGAGGTGTGGAGTAAGGGCGATGACCGGCTCGGTCGTCAGTTGCACCTCATACACCTCGGCGATTGGGCCAGCTGGTACCTCGCAGAGAAGAAAGGTGTGGACGCCACGGAGATCGGGGTGATCAACATGCTGAAGGGGAAGTTGGCTGAGGTGAAATAA
- a CDS encoding TonB family protein, protein MTYVIIIAVLLLLSMVLTYDTSWMNVLQDLRNDTVFAQRHKDYGAYDLRRDYSRRFGLAMVLAIAFFVVVVGTPFVVSKIGTKEKEPDKVKIVDVNLDLFQEDQPEEPPPPPEVVPPPQPQIETVQFVAVEAADEPVEAPPPTQEDLSETTASTTTQEGQKIDAPPPPPPVEEPTYDLAAVQEQPDFPGGMAKMYAYLQKNTKYPDMEFDAGIQGKVYVEFVVERDGSVEDVKIRRGVSPGLDKEALRAVKSMPKWSPGKMNGKAVKVRFTIPVDFKLK, encoded by the coding sequence ATGACCTACGTGATCATCATAGCAGTATTGCTCCTATTGAGCATGGTGCTCACGTACGATACCTCGTGGATGAACGTGCTCCAAGACCTGCGCAACGACACCGTATTCGCCCAACGCCATAAGGACTATGGCGCATATGACCTGCGGCGCGATTACAGCCGCCGCTTCGGCTTGGCCATGGTGCTCGCTATCGCCTTCTTCGTGGTGGTCGTGGGCACCCCTTTCGTTGTCTCCAAGATCGGGACCAAGGAAAAAGAACCGGATAAGGTGAAGATCGTGGACGTGAACCTGGACCTCTTCCAGGAAGATCAGCCAGAGGAACCGCCACCCCCGCCGGAAGTCGTGCCTCCCCCCCAGCCCCAGATCGAGACCGTTCAATTTGTGGCCGTGGAAGCCGCCGACGAGCCTGTGGAGGCCCCCCCACCCACCCAGGAAGACCTGAGCGAGACAACTGCCAGCACCACCACCCAGGAAGGCCAGAAGATCGATGCGCCACCGCCTCCCCCTCCGGTGGAGGAACCCACCTACGACCTCGCCGCAGTGCAGGAGCAACCGGATTTCCCCGGAGGCATGGCCAAGATGTACGCCTACCTGCAGAAGAACACCAAGTACCCGGACATGGAGTTCGACGCGGGCATCCAGGGCAAGGTCTACGTGGAGTTCGTGGTGGAAAGGGACGGCAGCGTGGAGGATGTCAAGATCCGGCGGGGCGTAAGCCCCGGTCTGGACAAGGAGGCACTGCGCGCGGTGAAGTCCATGCCCAAGTGGAGCCCCGGCAAGATGAACGGCAAGGCCGTGAAGGTCCGCTTCACCATACCGGTGGACTTCAAGCTGAAGTAG
- a CDS encoding pirin family protein, translated as MSTSTTTARTVLHKADTRGHADHGWLKAWHSFSFANWHDPERMHFGALRVLNDDTIAAGKGFGTHPHDNMEIITIVTEGALMHKDSMGNEGIIKAGDVQVMSAGTGVQHSEFNPDPEHRTKLFQVWLFPRKHGAAPRYDQITLDPKEGINRFQQIVSPDPNDAGTWIGQDAWFQLGKFDGGRPERYTIKRPANGVYVLVVSGSAVIQGQQLSPRDAIGISGVDALDILTGPEGAELLLIDVPMHLN; from the coding sequence ATGAGCACCTCAACGACCACAGCACGGACCGTTCTGCACAAGGCTGATACCCGCGGCCATGCCGATCACGGCTGGCTCAAAGCATGGCATTCCTTCAGCTTCGCCAACTGGCACGACCCCGAACGCATGCACTTCGGCGCTTTGCGCGTGCTGAACGACGACACCATCGCGGCGGGCAAAGGCTTCGGCACGCATCCGCACGACAACATGGAGATCATCACCATCGTGACCGAAGGTGCGCTGATGCACAAGGACAGCATGGGCAACGAGGGCATCATCAAGGCCGGCGACGTGCAGGTGATGAGCGCGGGAACGGGCGTGCAGCACAGCGAGTTCAATCCCGACCCGGAGCATCGCACCAAGCTATTCCAAGTGTGGCTCTTCCCCCGCAAGCACGGAGCTGCCCCGCGCTACGACCAGATCACGCTCGACCCGAAGGAAGGGATCAACCGATTCCAGCAGATCGTTTCGCCGGACCCGAACGACGCCGGCACCTGGATCGGACAGGACGCTTGGTTCCAGCTCGGCAAGTTCGATGGTGGACGTCCGGAACGCTACACGATCAAGCGCCCGGCCAACGGTGTATATGTCCTGGTCGTTTCCGGCAGTGCCGTGATCCAAGGCCAACAGCTTTCCCCGCGCGACGCGATCGGCATCAGTGGGGTGGACGCGCTGGACATCCTCACGGGCCCGGAGGGCGCCGAGCTGCTGCTGATCGACGTGCCGATGCATTTGAACTGA
- a CDS encoding tetratricopeptide repeat protein, which produces MKTFLTIGSICITFGAFAQLPEAIKLTDNEQFEKATAVFKRIVESSPTSGEAWFYLGENYFAEDRSDSAEAAYRRGIQVNPTYALNYAGLGKVLHEQGKATEAQAQFAKATETAELKSNKYSKAQIAATYREEAEGLVAGKQPDHAAALVLIKKAIDLYPKDPEAYILKGDVQFDQNPRDGSAPLENYKQAMQLDPLNAKPVARKAFMYYRAKNFPSSIEEYTNAITLDPGFAPAYRGRAEAYFMARDFDKANADMQKYLQLNSGSTSARVRNAQFLFLVKKYDQSLSEIQALENEGVKNMVLKRLKAFDLTEKGDFAAANTTMKEYFAEQPTDKVISLDYEYQGKIYQGLAKDLEKNPPINIDPNGTAQVNGDVAHYAGSTPNADGSTTVSFKLAPYDSLAAEMYLKAARMDKAKDYLYLEAAKAFTDAKAYGKAVSAMQEKINAGKPEVNDWYYLGAMANRAKMYQTADSAWAEYIAKQPNIYQGYLYRARARAGMDTAEVKTWSAKPYYEEVIRKMKPEEQDGHKADLEEAYNYMGLFYLYNEAGMDRAKAKCWFEKVSALGAGTSITQQVDETFLKMKELKSVEPSDCELSSVPK; this is translated from the coding sequence ATGAAGACCTTCCTGACAATAGGATCCATTTGTATCACTTTTGGTGCCTTTGCGCAATTGCCGGAAGCCATCAAGCTGACCGATAACGAGCAGTTCGAGAAAGCCACGGCCGTGTTTAAGCGTATCGTGGAAAGTTCCCCGACCAGTGGGGAGGCCTGGTTCTACTTAGGCGAGAACTACTTCGCCGAAGACCGTTCGGACAGTGCGGAAGCAGCCTATCGGAGAGGCATCCAGGTGAACCCGACGTATGCCCTGAACTACGCGGGTTTGGGCAAGGTGCTCCATGAGCAGGGGAAGGCCACCGAGGCTCAGGCCCAGTTCGCGAAAGCCACGGAAACCGCGGAGCTCAAGTCCAACAAATACAGTAAGGCACAGATCGCAGCCACCTACCGCGAAGAGGCCGAGGGTCTTGTGGCAGGCAAGCAACCGGATCACGCAGCCGCACTGGTGCTGATCAAAAAGGCCATCGACCTATACCCGAAGGACCCCGAGGCGTACATCCTGAAGGGGGACGTCCAGTTCGACCAGAACCCGCGCGATGGCTCGGCCCCGTTGGAGAACTACAAGCAGGCCATGCAGTTGGACCCCTTGAACGCGAAGCCCGTGGCGCGCAAGGCCTTCATGTACTACCGGGCGAAGAACTTCCCCAGCTCCATCGAGGAATACACCAATGCCATTACCCTGGATCCCGGCTTCGCTCCGGCCTACCGCGGCCGTGCGGAAGCCTACTTCATGGCGCGCGACTTCGACAAAGCCAATGCCGACATGCAGAAATACCTGCAGTTGAACAGCGGTAGCACCAGCGCCCGTGTGCGCAATGCGCAGTTCCTCTTTTTGGTGAAGAAGTATGACCAGAGCCTGAGCGAGATCCAAGCCTTGGAGAATGAGGGCGTGAAGAACATGGTGCTGAAGCGTCTCAAAGCGTTCGACCTCACCGAAAAGGGTGATTTCGCGGCTGCGAACACCACCATGAAGGAGTACTTCGCAGAACAACCCACCGACAAGGTGATCAGCTTGGACTATGAATACCAAGGGAAGATCTACCAAGGACTGGCCAAGGACCTCGAAAAGAACCCGCCCATCAACATCGACCCGAACGGCACCGCCCAAGTGAACGGCGATGTGGCCCACTATGCGGGTTCCACGCCGAACGCGGACGGTTCCACCACGGTGAGCTTCAAATTAGCGCCCTACGACTCCCTCGCCGCTGAGATGTACCTGAAGGCGGCCCGCATGGACAAGGCCAAGGACTATCTCTATCTGGAAGCGGCGAAAGCATTCACCGATGCCAAAGCGTACGGCAAGGCCGTTTCCGCAATGCAGGAGAAGATCAACGCTGGTAAGCCGGAGGTCAACGATTGGTACTACCTCGGCGCCATGGCGAACCGGGCCAAGATGTACCAGACCGCGGACAGTGCCTGGGCGGAGTACATCGCCAAGCAACCGAACATCTATCAGGGTTACCTCTACCGGGCACGGGCCCGGGCGGGCATGGACACGGCCGAGGTGAAGACCTGGTCCGCCAAACCCTATTACGAGGAGGTCATCCGCAAGATGAAGCCTGAGGAGCAGGACGGCCACAAGGCCGATCTGGAGGAAGCTTATAACTACATGGGCCTCTTTTACCTGTACAACGAGGCTGGCATGGACCGTGCTAAGGCCAAGTGCTGGTTCGAGAAAGTGAGCGCGTTGGGTGCGGGTACCAGCATCACCCAGCAGGTGGACGAAACCTTCCTGAAGATGAAGGAGCTCAAAAGCGTGGAACCGTCCGATTGTGAATTGTCATCGGTGCCGAAGTGA